One genomic window of Meles meles chromosome 3, mMelMel3.1 paternal haplotype, whole genome shotgun sequence includes the following:
- the LOC123938759 gene encoding olfactory receptor 2T29-like yields MENTTWVANHTGRSDFDLVGLFIQSKYPDLLCVVIFVVFLMALSGNTILILLIHCDVHLHNPMYFFITQLSLMDVMYISVTVPKMLMDQVTGVNKISAPECGLQMFLYLTLGGSEFFLLAAMAYDRYVAICHPLRYPILMNHRVCLLLVSSSWFLGSVDGFMLTPITMNFPFCRSREIHHFFCEVPAVMKLSCSDTSLYETLMYLCCVLMILIPVTVISSSYFFILLTIHRMNSAEGQKKAFATCSSHMMVVILFFGAAIYTYMLPTSYHTPEKDMIVSLFYTILTPVLNPLIYSLRNKDVTRALKKLLNVGSVLQETMK; encoded by the coding sequence ATGGAGAATACAACTTGGGTGGCCAACCACACTGGACGATCAGATTTTGACCTAGTGGGACTCTTCATTCAATCCAAGTACCCAGATCTCCTTTGTGTGGtgatttttgtagttttcttgaTGGCCTTGTCTGGAAATACCATCCTGATCCTTCTGATACACTGTGATGTTCACCTTCATaaccccatgtacttttttatcaCCCAGTTGTCTCTCATGGATGTGATGTACATTTCTGTCACTGTGCCCAAGATGCTCATGGACCAGGTCACAGGAGTGAATAAGATCTCAGCCCCTGAATGTGGGTTGCAGATGTTTCTCTATCTGACACTAGGAGgttcagaatttttccttctagctgccatggcctatgaccgctatgtggccatctgccatcCACTCCGTTATCCTATCCTCATGAACCATAGGGTGTGTCTCCTCTTGGtgtcttcttcctggtttctaGGATCTGTGGATGGATTTATGCTCACACCCATCACCATGAACTTCCCCTTCTGCAGATCCAGGGAGATCCACCATTTCTTCTGCGAGGTTCCTGCTGTAATGAAGCTTTCCTGCTCAGACACTTCCCTCTATGAGACCCTCATGTACCTGTGTTGTGTCCTCATGATCTTAATCCCTGTGACAGTCATTTCAAGCTCCTATTTTTTCATCCTCCTTACCATTCACAGGATGAACTCagcagagggacagaagaaggCCTTTGCCacttgttcttcccacatgatgGTAGTCATTCTCTTCTTTGGTGCTGCTATCTATACCTACATGCTACCTACCTCTTATCACACCCCTGAGAAGGACATGATTGTATCTCTCTTTTACACTATACTCACTCCTGTTCTAAATCCTTTAATTTATAGTCTTAGGAATAAGGATGTAACAAGGGCCctaaaaaaattgttgaatgtGGGATCTGTCCTACAGGAAACTATGAAGTAG